Proteins found in one Amycolatopsis aidingensis genomic segment:
- a CDS encoding TolB-like translocation protein yields the protein MRDWLAAHRIALGVLAIVLVVLAGGGYVVGAALDGPAEQGPAGPIARGDLLYIDLAGGQDQVRKTRLDRPDTPAAATGLRCQRVYSAGGTTVCLRLAGPGPSYEAAVLDSGNRVIRTVGLPGVPNRARVSESGNIVSWTTFVTGDSYLTPGGFSTRTGVLDLRTGTLVESLEEFATTVAGEPMVAVDRNFWGVTVAADDRTFYATLASQNRTWLVKGDLTARTMHDVWQGAECPSLSPDGGRIAYKKRTSRLGPWALAVLDLRTRQERVLQGTAGIDDQAAWLNADNLAYGGTPDSGKKSTIFTVPADGSAPPEVLIEEAASPVPLR from the coding sequence TTGAGGGACTGGTTGGCGGCACACCGGATCGCGCTGGGCGTGCTGGCGATCGTGCTCGTCGTGCTGGCAGGCGGGGGTTACGTGGTCGGCGCCGCGCTGGACGGGCCGGCGGAACAGGGCCCGGCCGGCCCGATCGCGCGCGGCGATCTGCTGTACATCGACCTCGCGGGCGGCCAGGATCAGGTCCGCAAGACCCGGCTCGACCGGCCGGACACGCCCGCGGCCGCGACCGGGTTGCGCTGTCAGCGGGTGTACTCGGCAGGCGGGACGACGGTGTGCCTGCGCCTGGCCGGGCCGGGACCGAGTTACGAGGCCGCGGTGCTCGACTCCGGAAACCGGGTGATCCGCACGGTCGGGCTGCCGGGAGTTCCCAACCGCGCCCGCGTCTCGGAGTCCGGCAACATCGTTTCCTGGACGACGTTCGTGACCGGTGACTCCTACCTGACCCCTGGCGGCTTCTCCACCCGGACCGGGGTGCTGGATCTGCGCACCGGGACGCTGGTGGAGTCGCTGGAGGAGTTCGCCACGACGGTGGCCGGTGAACCAATGGTGGCCGTGGACCGAAATTTCTGGGGCGTCACAGTGGCGGCGGACGACCGGACGTTCTACGCGACGCTTGCTTCCCAGAATCGGACCTGGTTGGTAAAAGGCGATCTGACGGCAAGGACGATGCACGACGTGTGGCAGGGGGCCGAATGTCCTTCCCTTTCACCCGATGGCGGTAGAATTGCCTACAAGAAACGGACCAGCAGGCTCGGCCCCTGGGCGCTGGCGGTACTGGACCTGCGCACACGGCAGGAACGGGTGTTGCAGGGCACCGCGGGAATCGACGACCAGGCGGCGTGGTTGAATGCCGATAACCTGGCGTACGGGGGCACACCCGATTCGGGTAAGAAATCAACGATATTCACCGTGCCCGCGGACGGATCGGCACCGCCGGAGGTACTGATCGAGGAAGCCGCGTCACCGGTTCCCCTCCGTTAG
- a CDS encoding O-antigen ligase family protein, whose product MAVREPGGAVQRADGATLVCLYAAVALLIPARLVLSGIPMSITPATVCGLGLGLLWFCGHLVNTLNTAKGRNAARSALFLFIVSQLATYGYATMHYLPADELDSADRTIVLMMGAAMAGLAACDGIRGLARLELVLKTILGLITVVAVIGILQFLTGIDLTEYLNLPGLQAVTQDDFVLERADLRRPAGTTGHPIEFGVVCAVGMPLAAHYAFTAQARHTPSRRWWICLALISCGAMMSLSRSAMLGLALAAIVLLIGWPGKRRIQALVVGTAFVVLMRFLVPGLMGTLYGLFAEIGNDSSITARTDDYAVAAVEIAKHPLLGRGLGTYLPGKYGPLDNQYLGTLVQNGFIGLFALLGIFVIGAYAALRARGMSRNPHVRDLALTLVASLSVLALGAATFDLLAFPMATTLSFLLCGAAGALLRAVRQEHVAAGVDPPTVRVALSRLIPGKGGQT is encoded by the coding sequence ATGGCTGTCCGGGAGCCCGGGGGCGCGGTACAGCGCGCGGACGGCGCCACCCTGGTCTGTCTCTACGCCGCAGTGGCCCTGCTGATTCCCGCCCGGCTGGTGCTTTCCGGCATTCCGATGTCGATCACTCCGGCCACGGTCTGCGGGCTCGGCCTCGGGTTGCTGTGGTTCTGCGGCCACCTCGTCAACACACTGAACACCGCGAAGGGGCGCAACGCCGCCCGCAGCGCGCTGTTCCTTTTCATCGTCAGCCAGCTCGCCACCTACGGCTACGCCACCATGCACTACCTGCCAGCCGACGAGCTGGACAGCGCGGACCGCACCATCGTGCTGATGATGGGGGCCGCCATGGCCGGGCTGGCCGCCTGCGACGGGATCCGCGGCCTGGCCAGGCTGGAACTGGTGCTGAAGACGATCCTCGGGCTGATCACCGTGGTCGCGGTGATCGGGATCCTGCAGTTCCTCACCGGAATCGACCTGACCGAGTACCTGAACCTGCCCGGGCTGCAGGCGGTGACCCAGGACGACTTCGTGCTCGAGCGGGCCGACCTGCGCCGCCCGGCCGGAACCACCGGTCACCCGATCGAGTTCGGGGTGGTGTGCGCGGTCGGGATGCCGCTGGCCGCGCACTACGCTTTCACCGCGCAGGCCAGGCACACGCCCTCCCGGCGCTGGTGGATCTGCCTTGCCCTGATCTCCTGCGGCGCGATGATGTCGCTGTCCCGCTCGGCCATGCTCGGCCTCGCCCTGGCGGCGATCGTGCTGCTGATCGGCTGGCCGGGGAAGCGGCGGATCCAGGCACTGGTGGTCGGCACGGCCTTCGTGGTGCTGATGCGATTCCTGGTGCCGGGGCTGATGGGCACCCTGTACGGGTTGTTCGCCGAGATCGGCAACGACAGCAGCATCACCGCCCGTACCGACGACTACGCGGTGGCCGCCGTGGAGATCGCGAAACATCCGCTGCTGGGCCGGGGGCTGGGTACCTACCTGCCCGGCAAGTACGGGCCGCTGGACAACCAGTACCTCGGAACCTTGGTACAGAACGGGTTCATCGGGTTGTTCGCCCTGCTGGGGATTTTCGTCATCGGCGCCTACGCCGCGCTGCGGGCCAGGGGAATGAGCCGTAACCCTCATGTCCGCGACCTGGCGCTGACCCTGGTGGCCTCGCTGTCGGTGCTGGCACTGGGGGCGGCCACCTTCGACCTGCTCGCCTTCCCGATGGCCACCACGCTGAGTTTCCTGCTGTGCGGTGCGGCGGGCGCGCTGCTGCGCGCGGTGCGGCAGGAGCATGTGGCCGCAGGCGTCGACCCGCCGACGGTCCGGGTCGCGCTCAGCAGGCTGATCCCCGGAAAGGGCGGGCAGACATGA
- a CDS encoding response regulator transcription factor, which translates to MTGQVERRVLVVDDDERVRTVVRWRLEADGFLVTQAENGRAAAAEIAGCTPDLVVLDLSLPGLDGLDVLRLVRQDDLLRRARLPVLVLSGRDGEEERITGLELGADDYLVKPFSPEELAARVRSVLRRSSPPPVAPGLRLDATHHRVTVNGRTVELTGKEFDLLAFFARHPRQVFTREQLLRAVWQAPPGMQSEATVTEHVHRLRHKVRADPARPHWLRTVRGVGYSWEPAG; encoded by the coding sequence GTGACCGGTCAGGTTGAACGCCGGGTACTCGTCGTCGATGACGACGAGCGGGTCCGCACGGTCGTGCGCTGGCGGTTGGAGGCCGACGGTTTCCTGGTCACCCAGGCCGAGAACGGCCGGGCCGCCGCGGCCGAGATCGCCGGGTGCACGCCCGATCTCGTCGTGCTCGACCTTTCGCTGCCCGGGTTGGACGGTCTGGACGTGCTGCGCCTGGTGCGCCAGGACGATCTGCTGCGGCGGGCCCGGTTGCCGGTGCTCGTGCTGAGCGGCAGGGACGGCGAAGAAGAACGGATCACCGGGCTCGAACTCGGCGCGGACGACTACCTGGTGAAGCCGTTCTCCCCGGAGGAACTGGCCGCCAGGGTCCGGTCGGTGCTGCGGCGCAGTTCCCCGCCCCCGGTGGCCCCCGGGCTACGGCTGGACGCCACCCACCATCGGGTCACCGTCAACGGGCGGACGGTCGAGCTCACCGGCAAGGAGTTCGACCTGCTCGCCTTCTTCGCCCGGCACCCGCGCCAGGTGTTCACCCGCGAACAGTTGCTGCGTGCCGTGTGGCAAGCCCCGCCGGGGATGCAGTCCGAGGCCACGGTCACCGAGCATGTGCATCGCCTGCGGCACAAGGTACGGGCCGATCCGGCGCGCCCGCACTGGCTACGCACGGTGCGCGGGGTCGGCTACAGCTGGGAACCGGCCGGATGA
- a CDS encoding sensor histidine kinase, producing MSETVPRGEQELELGDSLGLLERQTRVLDLLASSAGLDEVLRAVTVALDELLPGARSSILLLDPKRGTLHHGAAEGLPTRYLASIDSIAIGPEAGSCGAAAYLGSRVVVADIATDALWDGIRDLALRDGLRSCWSQPIFGRDGSVLGTFAVYHDEPYRPPERETRLVDRFAHLASVAIEHANLYGALTESEARFRRAFEDNAVGMALADLDGRLTKVNRALRQLLRMSEKDLLGAAVTQLVRADKVDEATSALHGLVRGGCEHVQFETVCTAGDGTELVVAATASVVHEAGGEPMYLSLNLLDLTQRRAAEAERRARREAEVARHAAEASSRAKSEFLSSLSHEIRTPLQAITGFAELLGSLDLTEQRRQEALHQITEAGGHILALVDDVLDIAKMEAGALEVRPERVRLRPLVEEVVALLEPLANQRVELGLRGPDAEVLADRRRLRQVLINLVTNAIRHNRPGGWVLVRTVCGTDKVLLQVLDGGPGIDREHQQQLFVPFQRLDADRRGVPGAGLGLPLARTLTEAMGGRLRIRSSEGMGTTAEVELPN from the coding sequence ATGAGCGAAACCGTGCCGAGGGGCGAGCAGGAGCTGGAACTCGGCGACAGCCTGGGGCTGCTGGAGCGGCAGACCAGGGTCCTGGACCTGCTCGCCTCCAGCGCCGGGCTCGATGAGGTGCTGCGGGCTGTCACCGTGGCGCTGGACGAGCTGCTGCCCGGCGCCCGCAGCTCGATCCTGCTGCTGGACCCGAAACGCGGCACCCTGCACCACGGCGCAGCCGAAGGGCTGCCCACCCGCTACCTGGCATCCATCGACAGCATCGCGATCGGACCCGAAGCCGGGTCCTGTGGCGCGGCCGCCTATCTCGGCAGCCGGGTGGTGGTGGCGGACATCGCGACCGACGCGCTCTGGGACGGCATCCGCGACCTCGCCCTGCGGGACGGGCTGCGGTCCTGCTGGTCCCAGCCGATCTTCGGCCGGGATGGTTCGGTGCTGGGAACCTTCGCGGTCTACCACGACGAGCCGTACCGGCCACCGGAACGGGAGACCCGGCTGGTCGACCGGTTCGCCCATCTCGCCTCGGTGGCCATCGAGCACGCCAACCTGTACGGCGCACTGACCGAGAGCGAAGCCCGGTTCCGGCGGGCCTTCGAGGACAACGCGGTCGGCATGGCACTTGCCGACCTCGACGGCAGGCTCACCAAGGTCAACCGGGCGCTGCGGCAGCTACTTCGGATGTCCGAAAAGGACCTGCTCGGGGCGGCGGTCACCCAGCTGGTGCGCGCGGACAAAGTGGACGAGGCCACCAGCGCCCTGCACGGGCTGGTCCGCGGCGGCTGTGAGCACGTCCAGTTCGAGACCGTGTGCACGGCGGGCGACGGCACCGAGCTCGTGGTGGCCGCCACCGCCTCGGTGGTGCACGAGGCCGGCGGCGAGCCGATGTACCTGAGCCTCAACCTGCTCGACCTCACCCAGCGGCGCGCGGCGGAGGCGGAGCGCAGGGCGCGCAGGGAAGCCGAGGTCGCCCGGCACGCCGCCGAGGCGTCCAGCCGCGCGAAGTCGGAGTTCCTCTCCTCGCTCTCACACGAGATCCGCACCCCGCTGCAGGCGATCACCGGCTTCGCCGAACTGCTGGGCAGCCTCGACCTGACCGAGCAGCGGCGGCAGGAGGCGCTGCACCAGATCACTGAGGCTGGCGGGCATATCCTCGCGCTGGTCGACGATGTGCTGGACATCGCGAAGATGGAAGCAGGTGCCCTCGAAGTACGGCCGGAGCGGGTCCGGCTGCGGCCACTGGTCGAGGAGGTCGTGGCCCTGCTGGAACCGCTGGCGAACCAGCGGGTCGAACTGGGGCTGCGCGGGCCCGATGCCGAGGTGCTCGCCGACCGGCGCAGGCTGCGCCAGGTGCTGATCAACCTGGTGACCAACGCGATCCGGCACAACCGGCCCGGTGGCTGGGTGCTGGTGCGCACGGTCTGCGGCACGGACAAGGTCCTCCTCCAGGTGCTGGACGGCGGCCCCGGAATCGACCGCGAGCACCAGCAGCAGCTGTTCGTCCCGTTCCAGCGGCTGGACGCGGACCGTCGCGGCGTCCCGGGCGCGGGCCTCGGCCTCCCGCTGGCCCGCACGCTGACCGAGGCGATGGGCGGGCGACTGCGGATCCGCAGCAGCGAGGGCATGGGAACCACCGCGGAAGTCGAGCTCCCGAACTAG
- a CDS encoding YveK family protein — protein sequence MDFWSTLRILLRRWYVAVPVFAAALGLAGVAYVSVDPQYESTGTIVLTAPSSGARVTVGEPTPAEKINPLLAFDASLTTSAQILIETLQDPATAEQFTGDGEDAVSYEVGNGQLSGPFIVVVATSPTPEGATRTVTQVLDRAREELRTRQEALEAPESTYIRADPVINPTPPEELVGGKFRFAAVALFLGLIAGLTAAYGYESHQQHRRRRGSPATKDDSGQAGRAPGSDERGNGEATVTMRSVPKSSRPAPRDGNQ from the coding sequence TTGGATTTCTGGAGCACGCTGCGCATCCTGTTGCGCCGGTGGTACGTCGCGGTTCCGGTGTTCGCGGCGGCGCTCGGCCTCGCCGGCGTGGCGTACGTCTCGGTGGACCCGCAGTACGAGTCCACCGGCACGATCGTGCTCACCGCACCCTCCTCCGGCGCGCGGGTCACCGTCGGCGAGCCCACCCCCGCGGAGAAGATCAACCCGCTGCTGGCCTTCGACGCCAGCCTTACCACCAGCGCGCAGATCCTCATCGAGACCCTGCAGGACCCGGCCACCGCCGAGCAGTTCACCGGTGACGGCGAGGACGCGGTCAGCTACGAGGTGGGCAACGGCCAGCTGTCCGGGCCGTTCATCGTGGTGGTGGCCACCAGCCCGACCCCGGAGGGCGCCACCCGCACGGTGACCCAGGTGCTGGATCGCGCGCGCGAGGAGCTGCGCACCCGGCAGGAGGCGCTGGAAGCCCCGGAGTCCACCTACATCCGCGCCGACCCGGTGATCAATCCCACTCCGCCGGAGGAGCTCGTCGGCGGAAAGTTCCGGTTTGCCGCGGTTGCCCTGTTTCTGGGGTTGATCGCCGGGTTGACCGCAGCCTACGGGTACGAGAGTCACCAACAGCATCGGCGCCGTCGTGGTTCTCCGGCCACAAAGGACGATTCCGGGCAGGCAGGGAGAGCGCCGGGCAGCGACGAGCGCGGCAATGGCGAGGCGACGGTGACCATGCGTTCGGTGCCCAAATCCTCCCGGCCCGCGCCCCGTGACGGCAACCAGTAG
- a CDS encoding WecB/TagA/CpsF family glycosyltransferase — MRVGPIEVVPLPEAAVVQLVERAWSSHTGGWIATANVDIARAATRDAEAAALLAEADLVVPDGMPIVWAARLAGHRVPERVTGSSLVFSLAEAAARTRRSVYLLGGEPGVPEAAAKALTERYPGLLIAGTDSPPVGFDRTADGMADVVHKVVEAQPDLVLAGLGFPKQERTIRRLRAKLPDAWYVGCGAGIPMAAGQFRRAPELAQRVGAEWVHRLALEPRRLAGRYLRDDAPFAARLLTGALLRRAAAHVDPKPARFRRLKSVPSVQES, encoded by the coding sequence GTGCGGGTGGGCCCGATCGAGGTGGTGCCGCTGCCCGAGGCCGCGGTGGTCCAGCTGGTCGAGCGGGCCTGGTCCAGCCACACCGGTGGCTGGATCGCCACCGCGAACGTGGACATCGCGCGGGCCGCGACCAGGGACGCCGAGGCGGCGGCACTGCTGGCCGAGGCGGATCTCGTGGTCCCAGACGGCATGCCGATCGTGTGGGCCGCCCGGCTGGCGGGCCATCGGGTGCCGGAACGGGTCACCGGGTCCTCGCTGGTGTTCTCCCTCGCCGAGGCGGCCGCCAGGACCCGGCGCTCGGTCTATCTGCTCGGCGGCGAGCCCGGGGTTCCCGAGGCCGCGGCCAAGGCGCTCACCGAACGCTACCCCGGCCTGCTGATCGCGGGCACGGACTCGCCCCCGGTCGGTTTCGACCGCACCGCGGACGGTATGGCCGATGTGGTGCACAAGGTCGTCGAGGCGCAACCGGACCTGGTGCTGGCCGGGCTCGGTTTCCCCAAGCAGGAACGCACCATCCGGCGGCTGCGGGCGAAGCTGCCCGATGCGTGGTACGTGGGCTGCGGCGCCGGTATCCCGATGGCGGCGGGGCAGTTCCGGCGCGCGCCCGAGTTGGCGCAGCGTGTGGGCGCGGAATGGGTGCACCGGCTCGCGCTCGAACCGCGCAGGCTCGCCGGACGCTACCTGCGCGACGACGCCCCGTTCGCGGCCCGGCTGCTCACCGGGGCACTGCTGCGCCGCGCCGCCGCCCATGTCGATCCGAAACCGGCCCGCTTCCGCCGCCTGAAATCCGTACCTTCCGTACAGGAGTCGTGA
- a CDS encoding MFS transporter: MYLTRARPDTAQQRSGSGKLPGTVFALGTVSLLTDISAEMITAFMPVYLIYTLQLSYVQFGFLDGLYNGATAMLRLVGGYVADRSRRPKLVALTGYGTSTLTKLAFPMVGASGFGIGAVLATDRAGKGLRTAPRDALISLATPPDRLGRAFGVHRSMDTVGALLGPLVTFWILHELGSGSSPVFVVSFCFALLGLIVLAAFVRERDPGPRRTEAPVSLRACAGLLADRRIRRITLAAGLLGLVTVSDAFVYLVLQRTTGVPFEVLPLLPLGTALVFLLAATPVGLLADRIGRWPVFFAGHVALLGVYLLLLPDGGGYPMLAAALVLHGLFYAATDGVLMAYAGPLVPQRLRASGLAVVQTGQAVARLLSSVLFGLLLAAVSMGSAVLIVLTAFVLALTGAAVLVGRKGDS, translated from the coding sequence ATGTACCTGACCCGCGCGAGGCCGGACACCGCCCAGCAGCGCAGCGGGAGCGGAAAACTGCCGGGCACGGTGTTCGCGTTGGGCACGGTCAGCCTGCTCACCGACATTTCCGCCGAGATGATCACGGCGTTCATGCCGGTTTACCTGATCTACACCCTGCAGCTTTCCTATGTCCAATTCGGATTCCTGGACGGGCTGTACAACGGCGCCACGGCCATGCTGCGGCTGGTCGGCGGCTACGTCGCCGACCGGTCGCGCAGGCCCAAGCTGGTGGCACTGACCGGTTACGGTACGTCGACCCTGACCAAGCTGGCGTTCCCCATGGTCGGTGCCTCCGGTTTCGGGATCGGCGCGGTGCTCGCCACCGACCGCGCGGGCAAGGGCCTGCGGACCGCACCGCGGGACGCGCTCATCTCGCTGGCCACCCCGCCGGACCGGCTCGGCAGGGCGTTCGGCGTGCACCGGTCGATGGACACGGTGGGCGCACTGCTTGGCCCGTTGGTCACTTTCTGGATCCTGCACGAACTCGGCAGCGGCTCATCCCCGGTGTTCGTGGTCAGTTTCTGCTTCGCCCTGCTGGGCCTGATCGTGCTGGCCGCCTTCGTCCGGGAACGGGATCCGGGCCCGCGGCGCACCGAGGCTCCGGTGTCCCTGCGCGCCTGTGCCGGCCTGCTGGCCGACCGCAGGATCCGGCGGATCACCCTCGCGGCGGGGCTACTGGGCCTGGTGACCGTGAGCGACGCCTTCGTCTACCTGGTGCTGCAACGCACCACTGGCGTGCCGTTCGAGGTACTCCCGCTGCTGCCGCTTGGCACCGCGCTGGTGTTCCTGCTCGCGGCGACACCGGTGGGCCTGCTGGCCGACCGGATCGGCCGGTGGCCGGTGTTCTTCGCCGGGCATGTCGCGCTGCTCGGCGTCTACCTGCTGCTGCTTCCGGACGGCGGCGGCTACCCGATGCTGGCGGCCGCGCTGGTGCTGCACGGCCTGTTCTACGCCGCGACCGACGGGGTGCTGATGGCCTACGCGGGCCCGCTGGTACCGCAGCGGTTGCGGGCCAGCGGGCTCGCCGTGGTGCAGACCGGGCAGGCGGTGGCCCGGCTGCTGTCCTCGGTGCTGTTCGGCCTGCTGCTCGCCGCCGTCTCGATGGGCTCGGCGGTGCTGATCGTGCTCACCGCCTTCGTGCTCGCACTCACCGGCGCCGCGGTGCTGGTCGGCCGAAAGGGTGATTCTTGA
- a CDS encoding glycosyltransferase, with protein sequence MPDSSARPLAVVIVTHNSAGVIEDCLRSVLAATGPRLARLLVVDNASTDDTLAVVAGTDPEAMVISTGGNAGFAAGVNAGIDAAPGCDVLVLNPDIRLKPGSVAALRAALAQPGTGIAVPRLLDADGNRQPSLRRRPTTMRAVGEAVLGGHRAGRVPALGELVVDERHYARPGVVDWATGAAWLISRDCIETIGLLDERYFLYSEETEYMLRAGDAGFQVRYEPAATAVHLGGEQASSARLWALAATNRVRLRRERDGRLAGFTMWCAVLLNELPRALLRRGQSGRRHRRALGALLFPRRWPIPPGGDQGYLCFSAQDWWYHNRAHSDFQLMRSIARRRPVLVVNSIGMRMPVPGRSTQVLRRILRKLRSVAMLVRRPLPELPNFHVMSPLPLPFYGSPWLRRVNAVLIRTQVRLVCALLRLGRPVIMVTIPTAWDVVRPMPRRCLVFNRSDRHSDFPESDRATIENLERDLLRNADRVLYVSHALLAEERELTGERAHFLDHGVDLEHFRPGAEPPAELRRIPGPRIGFFGALDDYLVDFDLLERIAAELPEAALVLIGDSTHPMDRFDKYPNVHWLGFRPYETIPAYGSGFDVAIMPWLNNSWIRHSNPIKLKEYLALGLPVVSTEFAELSGYRDRVRSATGHAEFVEAIRLSLAGGGPATPEQLRASVLPFSWTSRAAELMTLAEQAE encoded by the coding sequence ATGCCAGACAGCTCCGCCCGCCCGCTCGCCGTCGTGATCGTCACGCACAACAGTGCGGGGGTGATCGAGGACTGCCTGCGTTCCGTGCTCGCGGCCACCGGGCCACGCCTGGCGCGCCTGCTGGTGGTGGACAACGCCTCCACGGACGACACGCTCGCGGTGGTCGCGGGCACCGACCCGGAGGCGATGGTCATCTCCACCGGTGGCAACGCCGGGTTCGCGGCGGGGGTGAACGCCGGGATCGATGCGGCGCCGGGCTGCGACGTGCTGGTGCTCAACCCGGATATCCGGCTGAAGCCGGGCAGCGTCGCCGCGTTGCGGGCGGCGCTGGCACAACCCGGCACCGGGATCGCGGTGCCCCGGCTGCTGGACGCCGACGGCAACCGGCAGCCGTCCCTGCGCAGGCGGCCCACCACGATGCGGGCGGTCGGCGAGGCCGTACTGGGTGGCCACCGGGCAGGCCGCGTCCCCGCGCTGGGCGAGCTGGTGGTGGACGAGCGCCACTACGCCCGGCCGGGCGTAGTGGACTGGGCGACCGGCGCGGCCTGGCTGATCTCCAGGGACTGCATCGAAACCATCGGCCTGCTGGACGAGCGCTACTTCCTGTACTCGGAGGAAACCGAGTACATGCTGCGCGCGGGCGATGCCGGTTTCCAGGTCCGGTACGAGCCCGCCGCCACCGCCGTGCACCTCGGCGGGGAGCAGGCCAGCTCGGCGCGGCTGTGGGCACTGGCCGCGACCAATCGGGTGCGGCTGCGCCGGGAACGGGACGGCAGGCTCGCCGGGTTCACCATGTGGTGCGCCGTGCTGCTGAACGAGCTGCCGCGCGCCCTGCTGCGCCGCGGGCAGTCCGGGCGGCGGCACCGGCGGGCGCTGGGCGCGTTGCTGTTCCCGCGCCGCTGGCCCATCCCGCCCGGCGGCGACCAGGGCTACCTGTGCTTCTCCGCGCAGGACTGGTGGTATCACAACCGGGCGCATTCGGATTTCCAGCTGATGCGCTCGATCGCGCGGCGGCGCCCGGTGCTGGTGGTGAACAGCATCGGGATGCGGATGCCGGTGCCCGGCCGCAGCACCCAGGTGCTCCGCCGGATCCTGCGCAAGCTGCGCAGCGTGGCCATGCTGGTCCGCCGTCCGCTGCCGGAGCTGCCGAACTTCCACGTGATGTCCCCGCTGCCGTTGCCGTTCTACGGCTCCCCATGGCTGCGCCGGGTGAACGCGGTCCTGATCAGGACCCAGGTGCGGCTGGTGTGCGCCCTGCTCCGGCTCGGCAGGCCAGTGATCATGGTGACCATCCCGACGGCATGGGACGTGGTCCGGCCGATGCCGCGCCGGTGCCTGGTGTTCAACCGCTCCGACCGGCATTCCGACTTCCCCGAGTCCGACCGCGCCACCATCGAGAATCTGGAGCGGGACCTGCTCCGCAACGCCGACCGGGTGCTGTACGTCAGCCATGCCCTGCTGGCCGAGGAGCGCGAGCTGACCGGGGAGCGGGCGCATTTCCTCGACCACGGGGTGGACCTGGAGCATTTCCGGCCCGGTGCCGAGCCGCCCGCGGAGCTGCGGCGGATCCCGGGGCCGCGGATCGGCTTCTTCGGCGCGCTGGACGACTACCTCGTGGACTTCGACCTGTTGGAACGGATCGCGGCGGAACTGCCGGAGGCCGCGCTGGTGCTGATCGGTGACTCAACGCATCCGATGGACCGGTTCGACAAGTACCCGAACGTGCACTGGCTCGGATTCCGCCCGTACGAGACGATTCCGGCATACGGTTCCGGATTCGACGTAGCGATCATGCCATGGCTGAACAATTCCTGGATACGGCATTCCAACCCGATCAAGCTCAAGGAGTACCTTGCGCTCGGGCTGCCGGTGGTGAGCACGGAGTTCGCCGAACTGTCCGGCTACCGCGACCGGGTCCGCTCGGCGACCGGGCACGCCGAGTTCGTCGAGGCCATCCGGCTCAGCCTGGCAGGCGGCGGGCCCGCCACCCCCGAACAGCTGCGGGCTTCCGTACTGCCGTTCTCCTGGACCTCGCGGGCCGCCGAGCTGATGACGCTGGCCGAGCAGGCGGAATGA